In Stigmatopora nigra isolate UIUO_SnigA chromosome 2, RoL_Snig_1.1, whole genome shotgun sequence, a single window of DNA contains:
- the hps5 gene encoding BLOC-2 complex member HPS5 yields MPRVAVVPEVHTHVLAEFDCLDPLLSTLRLDSSRLKCMSLAVSKKWLALGTSAGGLHLIQREGWKQRLILTHKEGSITQVSCCPHDEDFIAIATSQGLVVVWELQLERRGRPERVSVSWEHRGQNITALCWDTNTLKVFVGDSAGKVSFLRAVSSKMGKGSGFVMFPVQTVTTVDSKVVQLGYQDGRLLVSSLSRCYLCDTEREKFWRVGNKERDGEYGACFFRQNKGLLTGQPQLLYCARPGSRLWEASFNGEVLSTQQFKQALNCPPLPLITYRKDPHYNPGQKSPQSIAFPKLLSFGDQNLLTWTDSAIYIFTPHNGQVLLWTELKDVLDMAVYRNDLFCLHAGGRLSHLSLLSAERCVERLLRRESWTLAATVCCMFQHNISIGRARKSVPIDRLEHLRSQLSSSTHPDLIGQLDELIARLEPPDSACSSRRSSISSHESFNVLDCGIYRVISRRASQSDEETSSLINQSASEEERLKELSFAHDEDQVDHDPMSGERAEEERSEQGLQFHLPLSFRPKPPRIALQAVKDSVSSFVKKTTERINTLQMNSELWQRPDFREGSNLDMSTTFASFPDEADAEVYADLPNTESDLLELQSATEQAMSQMQDPLLLLDPDFMGGTLQIWLKTLEQVLGPAAVPSDPDRDAWEPLLHTQKPEEGPPESIPQENADNHLPSETETTVSEEAVRLVPPKALPSDLLADLTQLATFYTELSCFREPEVVQELSCTTFMRRYFFLLDQERIRRLCLLCCQKHLDVQSSFIQAMLGVTQSSKVVEVIHKGDLQKSLCYLRELQPWSPPVLLAHLHRLYAKHGEAAVQSFPAFYPTIKPADVMQMAQKSHFLAYLDNLVMSQPEEHRLPFLQSLLDPELLRQEWFELALTHDAPEQCDTLTADGQPRWNSHCFHWGYGCLLSLLTRLPADLSSKQKMAETCRNHGYWTGYLHLCCELQRRDEAFATIYHLDDISLLEEPDGVTPQNLSEWKLLLELCQEGGHLSGLNGDALSNGSTDCSKKVSTENLILRLARAVGPDRAEAFLEECGVQLSLSPHSQLVCELLKMAEKRQRAAIQSMLERCDRFLWSQHA; encoded by the exons ATGCCTCGGGTAGCAGTCGTACCAGAGGTCCACACTCATGTTTTGGCAGAATTTGACTGCCTGGACCCTCTTCTTTCGACTCTTCGCTTAGACTCCAGCAGGCTCAAG TGCATGAGTTTGGCTGTGTCGAAGAAGTGGCTCGCCTTAGGAACATCAGCCGGAGGTTTGCACCTGATTCAGAGGGAGGGTTGGAAACAAAGACTTATACTTACTCACAAG GAAGGATCTATTACTCAGGTGTCATGCTGTCCTCACGATGAAGACTTTATTGCTATTGCGACAAG TCAGGGTTTGGTGGTTGTGTGGGAGTTACAACTGGAGCGACGTGGTCGTCCAGAGAGAGTCAGCGTGTCCTGGGAGCACAGGGGTCAAAACATCACTGCACTCTGCTGGGACACCAACACGCTCAAGGTCTTTGTGGGAGACTCGGCGGGAAAGGTGTCTTTTCTCCGAGCAGTATCCTCAAAGATGGGAAAG GGTTCAGGATTTGTGATGTTTCCTGTTCAGACTGTCACCACTGTTGATTCCAAAGTGGTTCAGCTTGGGTATCAGGACGGTCGATTGTTGGTATCTTCTCTGAGCCGCTGTTATCTCTGTGATACAGAGAG AGAAAAGTTTTGGCGAGTTGGGAACAAGGAGCGAGACGGAGAGTATGGCGCTTGTTTTTTCCGTCAAAACAAGGGATTGTTGACGGGCCAGCCCCAGCTCCTCTACTGTGCTCGGCCGGGGTCTCGGTTATGGGAAGCCAGTTTTAATGGCGAGGTTTTAAGCACCCAGCAGTTCAAACAGGCACTCAACTGCCCTCCTTTGCCTCTCATCACATACAG aaaAGACCCTCATTACAATCCAGGGCAGAAGAGCCCCCAATCAATTGCCTTTCCAAAACTACTATCTTTTGG AGACCAAAACTTGCTCACCTGGACGGATTCAGCCATTTATATTTTTACGCCTCATAATGGTCAAGTTCTTTTATGGACAGAATTAAAAG ATGTGCTGGACATGGCAGTCTACCGCAACGATCTCTTCTGCCTCCATGCCGGGGGTCGTCTGTCCCACCTGTCACTTTTGTCTGCAGAACGTTGTGTTGAACGCCTGCTGCGACGAGAGTCTTGGACTCTGGCGGCTACGGTGTGCTGTATGTTCCAGCATAACATCAGCATCGGTCGG GCGAGGAAATCAGTTCCCATCGACCGCCTGGAACACCTTCGGTCACAGCTCAGTTCAAGCACTCACCCAGATTTGATTGGTCAACTGGATGAGTTGATTGCCAGGCTGGAACCCCCGGACTCGGCTTGCAGTAGCCGCAGAAGCAGCATCTCATCTCAT GAAAGCTTCAACGTTTTAGACTGCGGTATCTACCGAGTTATCAGCCGGCGAGCCAGCCAATCGGACGAAGAGACAAGCTCCCTCATCAATCAGTCCGCATCGGAGGAAGAGAGGCTCAAAGAGCTTAGCTTTGCGCATGATGAAGATCAAGTGGATCACG ATCCGATGAGTGGTGAGCGTGCTGAAGAAGAACGATCAGAGCAAGGCCTTCAATTCCACCTGCCCCTCTCATTCCGCCCCAAACCCCCCCGCATTGCACTGCAAGCCGTCAAAGACAG TGTTTCTAGTTTTGTCAAGAAGACAACTGAGAGGATCAACACACTGCAGATGAACTCCGAGCTCTGGCAGCGACCCGACTTCAGAGAGGGCTCGAATCTGGACATGTCCACCACTTTTGCTTCATTTCCAGATGAAGCAGATGCTGA GGTTTATGCAGACCTGCCCAACACAGAGTCGGACCTGCTTGAACTTCAGTCGGCCACAGAGCAGGCCAT GTCCCAGATGCAAGATCCCTTGCTTCTTCTGGATCCAGATTTCATGGGAGGAACGCTCCAAATATGGTTGAAGACGCTGGAGCAAGTCCTCGGACCGGCTGCAGTCCCTTCAGATCCAGATCGAGATGCGTGGGAACCGCTTTTGCACACGCAGAAACCAGAAGAAGGACCCCCAGAGAGCATTCCACAAGAGAACGCTGACAATCATCTTCCCTCAGAGACCGAGACGACGGTGTCTGAAGAAGCCGTGCGATTGGTACCCCCCAAAGCGCTCCCATCCGATCTCTTGGCCGATCTCACCCAGCTAGCAACGTTTTACACGGAACTGAGCTGCTTCAGGGAGCCAGAAGTTGTCCAGGAATTGAGCTGCACGACCTTCATGCGCCGCTACTTCTTTCTGCTGGACCAAGAGCGGATTAGGCGCTTGTGTCTGCTTTGCTGCCAGAAGCATCTGGATGTGCAGAGCTCCTTCATCCAGGCCATGCTTG gtgtGACACAATCCAGTAAAGTAGTGGAAGTCATTCACAAAGGAGATTTACAGAAATCACTTTGCTACCTGAGAGAACTGCAGCCCTGGAGTCCTCCGGTTCTCCTTGCTCACTTACACAG GCTGTATGCGAAGCATGGCGAGGCTGCCGTCCAGTCCTTCCCCGCCTTCTATCCCACCATTAAACCTGCAGATGTGATGCAGATGGCTCAAAAAAGTCACTTCCTGGCCTACCTGGATAATCTGGTCATGTCCCAACCTGAGGAACACAG ATTACCATTCCTGCAGTCTCTGCTTGATCCGGAATTGCTGCGACAGGAGTGGTTTGAGCTGGCACTTACCCACGATGCACCTGAGCAATGCGATACATTGACAGCCGACGGACAGCCCAG GTGGAATTCTCATTGCTTCCATTGGGGTTACGGATGTCTCCTGTCTTTGCTGACCCGACTTCCCGCCGACTTGTCGTCCAAGCAGAAGATGGCAGAAACCTGTCGCAATCATGG TTACTGGACCGGATACCTCCACTTGTGTTGCGAGCTGCAGCGTCGCGATGAAGCTTTTGCAACCATCTACCACTTGGATGACATCAGCCTGCTAGAGGAACCAGACG GTGTGACGCCTCAAAACTTGTCTGAGTGGAAGCTTTTGTTGGAGTTGTGTCAAGAAGGGGGCCATCTATCGGGACTGAATGGAGACGCCTTGTCCAACGGTTCTACGGACTGCAGCAAGAAAGTCAGCACTGAGAACTTAATCTTGCGCCTGGCCCGTGCGGTCGGCCCGGATCGCGCCGAGGCCTTCCTGGAGGAGTGCGGAGTGCAGCTGAGTCTTTCTCCTCACTCCCAGTTAGTGTGTGAGCTGCTTAAGATGGCTGAAAAGAGGCAGCG GGCAGCCATTCAAAGCATGCTGGAGCGCTGTGATCGCTTCCTGTGGTCCCAACACGCCTGA
- the epx gene encoding LOW QUALITY PROTEIN: eosinophil peroxidase (The sequence of the model RefSeq protein was modified relative to this genomic sequence to represent the inferred CDS: substituted 1 base at 1 genomic stop codon) — MNTLHGVTIILLLSFPRRAMPLENNSDTMKVGSVFVKEALQRAIELTDVAYVRTSERVKKSLSEGALRPMDLLSHFKRTQSTSKTHMRAAELLDNTVELIREMVYTHTMTQLGRHELLSETDVEYLLQASGCSAQVNTGGCPTGCVAERYRAITGRCNNKQHPKWGSANIPYSRWLSPEYENLWGMPRGWDPDHTYHNFSLPPVRLVSQEILFTPNDNISLDSTLSHLLVEWGQWIDHDLVLTPQSPSTAAFRTGTDCTLTCSRDSPCFPIEVFHLVIFFFRTARFXWVFKPKLNPQIPPSDPRYGIQNCMPFFRSAPSCADEAEPHLRREQLNAITAFVDASMVYGSSVKQAFGLRDRTSPLGAMACNKQHSDGELAYMPFMPRQQANLDPCGPRERAVLQENATSCFRAGDSRANENLGMVVLHTLFLREHNRLVGELHHLNPHWSPDTLYQEARKIIGAIHQIITWEHYLPRILGEEATSRQMPPYEAYNPNTNPSIANVFATAAFRFAHVTVQPIVSRLGPGYAPNSQRPSLPLHNSLFSSWRVVQEGGIDPLLRGLLLSPAKLQTPGQMMVEELTEHLFQAQGGMPFDLGALNLQRGRDHGLPGYSSWRSFCGLTVPNTTKDLADIMGNPSVARKFQQLYGTPHNIDVWVGAISEPALPGGRVGPLLSCLLGRQFRALRDSDRFWWERKGVFTDPQRSHLRAVSLSRIICENTHITHVPEDPFSRTENPDSMLACSNPLIPKLDLSPWKEPNSDPTCGPIPRIQSGYSLLCDSVIIFDCQVGFQLQGSSSISCDAPSQKWSSPPPTCQDINECEQQIPVCPQNMECHNEPGSFSCSELTTPSTILAVTAAMSVIGGVAGILLILNCFRRQVFAEERGVSLYQMLPRDRLNKH; from the exons ATGAACACTTTACATGGG GTGACCATCATTCTACTCTTGTCTTTCCCGAGGCGTGCAATGCCATTAGAGAACAACTCAG ACACAATGAAGGTGGGCTCTGTGTTTGTGAAGGAAGCTCTTCAAAGGGCCATTGAGCTGACCGATGTCGCCTACGTTCGCACTAGCGAAAG GGTGAAGAAGTCCCTGTCCGAAGGCGCTCTGAGACCGATGGATCTTTTGTCTCACTTCAAGCGCACACAAAGCACCAGCAAGACGCACATGCGAGCCGCCGAGCTGCTGGACAACACGGTGGAGCTGATCCGAGAAATGGTTTACACTCACACAATGACCCAGCTTGGCCGTCATG AGCTGCTGAGTGAAACAGATGTGGAGTATCTACTGCAAGCGAGTGGCTGCTCGGCTCAAGTTAACACGGGCGGCTGTCCTACTGGCTGCGTGGCCGAGCGTTACAGGGCCATCACAGGGCGCTGCAACAACAA ACAACATCCCAAATGGGGTTCTGCAAACATTCCTTATTCTCGTTGGCTGTCTCCCGAGTATGAAAACTTGTGGGGAATGCCCAGAGGCTGGGATCCAGATCACACCTACCACAACTTCAGCCTTCCCCCA GTCCGGCTGGTGTCTCAGGAGATTCTGTTCACTCCAAATGACAACATCTCTCTGGACTCAACTCTTTCCCACTTACTTGTAGAGTGGGGCCAGTGGATTGACCACGACCTGGTGCTCACCCCCCAGAGTCCAAGCACGGCAGCTTTCCGGACCGGAACGGATTGCACTTTAACCTGCAGCCGGGATTCACCCTGTTTCCCCATTGAGGTTTTTCatctagttattttttttttccggacAGCCAGATTTTGATGGGTATTTAAACCAAAACTAAATCCTCAGATCCCACCATCTGATCCTCGGTACGGCATTCAGAATTGCATGCCCTTCTTCCGCTCGGCTCCAAGCTGCGCAGATGAGGCCGAGCCCCATCTGCGACGTGAACAACTCAACGCCATCACCGCTTTTGTGGACGCCAGCATGGTGTACGGTAGCTCCGTTAAACAAGCTTTCGGACTACGGGATCGCACCTCGCCGCTCGGTGCGATGGCATGCAACAAACAGCACTCGGACGGGGAGTTGGCCTACATGCCCTTCATGCCTCGCCAGCAGGCTAACTTAGACCCGTGTGGCCCAAGAGAGCGTGCCGTGCTTCAGGAAAATGCCACGTCGTGCTTCCGAGCGG GTGATTCAAGAGCCAATGAAAATCTAGGCATGGTGGTCCTTCACACACTCTTTCTACGAGAGCACAACCGCCTAGTGGGTGAGCTACACCACCTAAATCCCCACTGGAGTCCCGACACCCTCTACCAGGAGGCCAGGAAGATCATTGGCGCCATTCACCAG ATTATAACATGGGAGCACTACCTACCGCGGATTCTCGGAGAGGAGGCCACATCAAGGCAAATGCCTCCCTACGAAGCTTACAACCCAAACACAAATCCCAGCATTGCCAACGTCTTTGCCACCGCCGCTTTTCGTTTTGCTCATGTCACCGTGCAGCCAATCGTGAGCAGACTTGGGCCCGGATATGCCCCCAACTCCCAGCGTCCCTCACTACCCCTGcataattctttgttttcctcGTGGAGAGTAGTCCAGGAAG GTGGTATAGACCCATTGCTACGTGGCCTCTTGCTGTCTCCAGCAAAGCTCCAGACTCCTGGTCAGATGATGGTCGAGGAACTGACAGAGCATCTGTTTCAGGCACAAGGCGGGATGCCTTTTGACCTAGGAGCCCTCAACCTCCAGAGAGGAAGAGACCACGGACTACCAG GATACAGCTCATGGCGGAGTTTTTGCGGTCTCACTGTTCCCAACACAACCAAGGATCTGGCAGACATTATGGGTAATCCATCTGTAGCTCGCAAATTTCAGCAGCTGTATGGCACACCGCACAATATCGACGTGTGGGTGGGGGCCATCTCTGAACCGGCTCTACCTGGAGGCCGGGTTGGACCACTGTTGTCCTGTCTGCTAGGAAGACAATTTAGAGCACTGAGAGACAGTGACAG gtTTTGGTGGGAGAGGAAGGGCGTGTTCACCGACCCCCAGAGGTCTCACCTTCGTGCCGTCTCACTGTCCCGAATCATTTGTGAAAACACCCATATTACCCATGTACCCGAAGACCCCTTCTCTCGCACAGAGAATCCGGACTCCATGTTGGCTTGCTCGAATCCGCTCATCCCCAAACTGGACCTCAGCCCGTGGAAAGAACCAAACTCAG ATCCCACCTGCGGTCCCATACCCAGAATTCAGTCTGGCTACTCTCTGCTATGCGATTCTGTGATCATCTTTGATTGTCAAGTTGGTTTCCAGCTGCAAGGTTCTTCTTCCATCAGCTGTGATGCACCAAGTCAGAAATGGAGCTCACCACCTCCAACATGCCAGG ACATAAATGAATGTGAACAACAAATTCCGGTTTGCCCACAAAACATGGAGTGTCATAACGAGCCAGGTTCTTTTTCGTGCTCAG AATTAACCACACCATCTACAATTTTGGCTGTCACGGCAGCCATGAGTGTGATTGGCGGTGTTGCCGGAATACTACTGATCCTCAACTGTTTTCGAAGGCAA GTATTTGCCGAAGAAAGAGGCGTTAGTCTGTACCAGATGTTGCCAAGAGACAGATTAAACAAACACTGA
- the rab3il1 gene encoding guanine nucleotide exchange factor for Rab-3A isoform X3, translating into MDAFEGIHSVQISSSPPPVPSSSRAYEVLKTGKSGIAVYSSPVFFGTPSEKTAKSCAVGRLVDLDPEPEPRLEEKGQAPPMSEVGNGVHSCLRRSSLESREKEIREKGSEILREQLDAAKKELKLKDKECERLSRVRNQLEQELEELTASLFEEAHRMVREANVKQAGSEKQVKEAQGKIDVLQAEVTALKSLVLTSTPSSPNRQLHPQLQVPVTKQTDSVLYAEFLMWKEHPSLDHSSALMSRIYREDIAPCLSFTRSELSQLVQSAVENNSLTIEPVAISSLPVVKASAVECGGPNDCRAAVETKCALSGVSRLCRHRIKLGDKGSYYYISPSSRARITAVCNFFTYIRYIQQGLVRHDAEQMFWEVTRLRREMSMAKLGFYLTEHG; encoded by the exons ATGGATGCTTTTGAGGGTATCCACAGTGTTCAGATTTCCTCATCTCCACCACCTGTGCCATCCTCCAGTCGGGCTTATGAAGTCCTGAAAACGGGAAAGTCGGGTATTGCAGTGTATTCCTCTCCAGTGTTCTTTGGGACGCCGTCTGAGAAGACGGCAAAGAGCTGTGCGGTCGGAAG GTTGGTAGATCTGGATCCTGAACCAGAACCCAGATTGGAGGAAAAGGGCCAAGCTCCGCCTATGTCGGAAGTCGGCAATGGCGTCCATTCCTGCTTGCGCCGCTCCTCATTGGAAAGCCGAGAGAAAGAAATTCGTGAAAAAGGCTCGGAGATCCTTAGAGAACAGTTAGATGCGGCAAAGAAG GAACTAAAACTCAAAGACAAAGAGTGTGAGCGTCTGTCGCGGGTCAGGAATCAGTTGGAACAAGAACTAGAGGAGCTCACTGCCAGTCTGTTTGAG GAGGCTCACAGAATGGTGCGGGAAGCCAATGTCAAACAGGCAGGATCGGAGAAGCAAGTGAAGGAAGCTCAAGGGAAG ATCGACGTCCTCCAAGCAGAAGTGACAGCACTCAAGTCTCTGGTGTTGACCTCTACGCCATCCTCGCCCAACCGCCAATTGCATCCCCAGCTGCAAGTCCCGGTCACCAAACAG ACAGACTCTGTTTTGTATGCGGAGTTTCTCATGTGGAAAGAGCACCCGAGTCTAGACCATTCATCCGCCCTCATGAGTCGTATCTACAGAGAAGACATCGCTCCATGCCTCTCTTTTACACGATCTGAG TTGTCCCAGTTAGTGCAGAGTGCAGTGGAAAACAACTCTCTGACAATCGAGCCAGTGGCCATCTCAAGCTTACCGGTGGTTAAGGCCTCGGCGGTAGAGTGTGGAGGACCAAA TGACTGTAGGGCAGCAGTGGAGAC AAAATGTGCGCTGAGTGGCGTGTCTCGATTGTGCAGACATCGCATTAAACTGGGCGACAAAGGAAGCTATTACTACATTTCCCCTTCCAGCCGAGCACGG ATCACGGCCGTGTGCAACTTCTTCACGTATATTCGCTACATTCAGCAGGGCCTGGTCAGACATGATG CGGAGCAAATGTTTTGGGAGGTGACGCGTCTCCGAAGGGAAATGTCCATGGCCAAGTTGGGTTTTTACCTCACTGAGCATGGTTAA
- the rab3il1 gene encoding guanine nucleotide exchange factor for Rab-3A isoform X2: MDAFEGIHSVQISSSPPPVPSSSRAYEVLKTGKSGIAVYSSPVFFGTPSEKTAKSCAVGRLVDLDPEPEPRLEEKGQAPPMSEVGNGVHSCLRRSSLESREKEIREKGSEILREQLDAAKKELKLKDKECERLSRVRNQLEQELEELTASLFEEAHRMVREANVKQAGSEKQVKEAQGKIDVLQAEVTALKSLVLTSTPSSPNRQLHPQLQVPVTKQVGAHSRNKSISAGVPSPPGKAESLSLLVRPVATENRETDSVLYAEFLMWKEHPSLDHSSALMSRIYREDIAPCLSFTRSELSQLVQSAVENNSLTIEPVAISSLPVVKASAVECGGPKKCALSGVSRLCRHRIKLGDKGSYYYISPSSRARITAVCNFFTYIRYIQQGLVRHDAEQMFWEVTRLRREMSMAKLGFYLTEHG, from the exons ATGGATGCTTTTGAGGGTATCCACAGTGTTCAGATTTCCTCATCTCCACCACCTGTGCCATCCTCCAGTCGGGCTTATGAAGTCCTGAAAACGGGAAAGTCGGGTATTGCAGTGTATTCCTCTCCAGTGTTCTTTGGGACGCCGTCTGAGAAGACGGCAAAGAGCTGTGCGGTCGGAAG GTTGGTAGATCTGGATCCTGAACCAGAACCCAGATTGGAGGAAAAGGGCCAAGCTCCGCCTATGTCGGAAGTCGGCAATGGCGTCCATTCCTGCTTGCGCCGCTCCTCATTGGAAAGCCGAGAGAAAGAAATTCGTGAAAAAGGCTCGGAGATCCTTAGAGAACAGTTAGATGCGGCAAAGAAG GAACTAAAACTCAAAGACAAAGAGTGTGAGCGTCTGTCGCGGGTCAGGAATCAGTTGGAACAAGAACTAGAGGAGCTCACTGCCAGTCTGTTTGAG GAGGCTCACAGAATGGTGCGGGAAGCCAATGTCAAACAGGCAGGATCGGAGAAGCAAGTGAAGGAAGCTCAAGGGAAG ATCGACGTCCTCCAAGCAGAAGTGACAGCACTCAAGTCTCTGGTGTTGACCTCTACGCCATCCTCGCCCAACCGCCAATTGCATCCCCAGCTGCAAGTCCCGGTCACCAAACAGGTCGGGGCTCACAGTCGCAACAAAAGTATTAGCGCTGGTGTACCGTCCCCACCTGGCAAAGCAGAATCTCTTTCGCTCCTTGTTCGGCCTGTGGCTACAGAGAACCGAGAG ACAGACTCTGTTTTGTATGCGGAGTTTCTCATGTGGAAAGAGCACCCGAGTCTAGACCATTCATCCGCCCTCATGAGTCGTATCTACAGAGAAGACATCGCTCCATGCCTCTCTTTTACACGATCTGAG TTGTCCCAGTTAGTGCAGAGTGCAGTGGAAAACAACTCTCTGACAATCGAGCCAGTGGCCATCTCAAGCTTACCGGTGGTTAAGGCCTCGGCGGTAGAGTGTGGAGGACCAAA AAAATGTGCGCTGAGTGGCGTGTCTCGATTGTGCAGACATCGCATTAAACTGGGCGACAAAGGAAGCTATTACTACATTTCCCCTTCCAGCCGAGCACGG ATCACGGCCGTGTGCAACTTCTTCACGTATATTCGCTACATTCAGCAGGGCCTGGTCAGACATGATG CGGAGCAAATGTTTTGGGAGGTGACGCGTCTCCGAAGGGAAATGTCCATGGCCAAGTTGGGTTTTTACCTCACTGAGCATGGTTAA
- the rab3il1 gene encoding guanine nucleotide exchange factor for Rab-3A isoform X4, producing the protein MLMGLVDLDPEPEPRLEEKGQAPPMSEVGNGVHSCLRRSSLESREKEIREKGSEILREQLDAAKKELKLKDKECERLSRVRNQLEQELEELTASLFEEAHRMVREANVKQAGSEKQVKEAQGKIDVLQAEVTALKSLVLTSTPSSPNRQLHPQLQVPVTKQVGAHSRNKSISAGVPSPPGKAESLSLLVRPVATENRETDSVLYAEFLMWKEHPSLDHSSALMSRIYREDIAPCLSFTRSELSQLVQSAVENNSLTIEPVAISSLPVVKASAVECGGPNDCRAAVETKCALSGVSRLCRHRIKLGDKGSYYYISPSSRARITAVCNFFTYIRYIQQGLVRHDAEQMFWEVTRLRREMSMAKLGFYLTEHG; encoded by the exons ATGTTGATGGg GTTGGTAGATCTGGATCCTGAACCAGAACCCAGATTGGAGGAAAAGGGCCAAGCTCCGCCTATGTCGGAAGTCGGCAATGGCGTCCATTCCTGCTTGCGCCGCTCCTCATTGGAAAGCCGAGAGAAAGAAATTCGTGAAAAAGGCTCGGAGATCCTTAGAGAACAGTTAGATGCGGCAAAGAAG GAACTAAAACTCAAAGACAAAGAGTGTGAGCGTCTGTCGCGGGTCAGGAATCAGTTGGAACAAGAACTAGAGGAGCTCACTGCCAGTCTGTTTGAG GAGGCTCACAGAATGGTGCGGGAAGCCAATGTCAAACAGGCAGGATCGGAGAAGCAAGTGAAGGAAGCTCAAGGGAAG ATCGACGTCCTCCAAGCAGAAGTGACAGCACTCAAGTCTCTGGTGTTGACCTCTACGCCATCCTCGCCCAACCGCCAATTGCATCCCCAGCTGCAAGTCCCGGTCACCAAACAGGTCGGGGCTCACAGTCGCAACAAAAGTATTAGCGCTGGTGTACCGTCCCCACCTGGCAAAGCAGAATCTCTTTCGCTCCTTGTTCGGCCTGTGGCTACAGAGAACCGAGAG ACAGACTCTGTTTTGTATGCGGAGTTTCTCATGTGGAAAGAGCACCCGAGTCTAGACCATTCATCCGCCCTCATGAGTCGTATCTACAGAGAAGACATCGCTCCATGCCTCTCTTTTACACGATCTGAG TTGTCCCAGTTAGTGCAGAGTGCAGTGGAAAACAACTCTCTGACAATCGAGCCAGTGGCCATCTCAAGCTTACCGGTGGTTAAGGCCTCGGCGGTAGAGTGTGGAGGACCAAA TGACTGTAGGGCAGCAGTGGAGAC AAAATGTGCGCTGAGTGGCGTGTCTCGATTGTGCAGACATCGCATTAAACTGGGCGACAAAGGAAGCTATTACTACATTTCCCCTTCCAGCCGAGCACGG ATCACGGCCGTGTGCAACTTCTTCACGTATATTCGCTACATTCAGCAGGGCCTGGTCAGACATGATG CGGAGCAAATGTTTTGGGAGGTGACGCGTCTCCGAAGGGAAATGTCCATGGCCAAGTTGGGTTTTTACCTCACTGAGCATGGTTAA
- the rab3il1 gene encoding guanine nucleotide exchange factor for Rab-3A isoform X1: MDAFEGIHSVQISSSPPPVPSSSRAYEVLKTGKSGIAVYSSPVFFGTPSEKTAKSCAVGRLVDLDPEPEPRLEEKGQAPPMSEVGNGVHSCLRRSSLESREKEIREKGSEILREQLDAAKKELKLKDKECERLSRVRNQLEQELEELTASLFEEAHRMVREANVKQAGSEKQVKEAQGKIDVLQAEVTALKSLVLTSTPSSPNRQLHPQLQVPVTKQVGAHSRNKSISAGVPSPPGKAESLSLLVRPVATENRETDSVLYAEFLMWKEHPSLDHSSALMSRIYREDIAPCLSFTRSELSQLVQSAVENNSLTIEPVAISSLPVVKASAVECGGPNDCRAAVETKCALSGVSRLCRHRIKLGDKGSYYYISPSSRARITAVCNFFTYIRYIQQGLVRHDAEQMFWEVTRLRREMSMAKLGFYLTEHG; this comes from the exons ATGGATGCTTTTGAGGGTATCCACAGTGTTCAGATTTCCTCATCTCCACCACCTGTGCCATCCTCCAGTCGGGCTTATGAAGTCCTGAAAACGGGAAAGTCGGGTATTGCAGTGTATTCCTCTCCAGTGTTCTTTGGGACGCCGTCTGAGAAGACGGCAAAGAGCTGTGCGGTCGGAAG GTTGGTAGATCTGGATCCTGAACCAGAACCCAGATTGGAGGAAAAGGGCCAAGCTCCGCCTATGTCGGAAGTCGGCAATGGCGTCCATTCCTGCTTGCGCCGCTCCTCATTGGAAAGCCGAGAGAAAGAAATTCGTGAAAAAGGCTCGGAGATCCTTAGAGAACAGTTAGATGCGGCAAAGAAG GAACTAAAACTCAAAGACAAAGAGTGTGAGCGTCTGTCGCGGGTCAGGAATCAGTTGGAACAAGAACTAGAGGAGCTCACTGCCAGTCTGTTTGAG GAGGCTCACAGAATGGTGCGGGAAGCCAATGTCAAACAGGCAGGATCGGAGAAGCAAGTGAAGGAAGCTCAAGGGAAG ATCGACGTCCTCCAAGCAGAAGTGACAGCACTCAAGTCTCTGGTGTTGACCTCTACGCCATCCTCGCCCAACCGCCAATTGCATCCCCAGCTGCAAGTCCCGGTCACCAAACAGGTCGGGGCTCACAGTCGCAACAAAAGTATTAGCGCTGGTGTACCGTCCCCACCTGGCAAAGCAGAATCTCTTTCGCTCCTTGTTCGGCCTGTGGCTACAGAGAACCGAGAG ACAGACTCTGTTTTGTATGCGGAGTTTCTCATGTGGAAAGAGCACCCGAGTCTAGACCATTCATCCGCCCTCATGAGTCGTATCTACAGAGAAGACATCGCTCCATGCCTCTCTTTTACACGATCTGAG TTGTCCCAGTTAGTGCAGAGTGCAGTGGAAAACAACTCTCTGACAATCGAGCCAGTGGCCATCTCAAGCTTACCGGTGGTTAAGGCCTCGGCGGTAGAGTGTGGAGGACCAAA TGACTGTAGGGCAGCAGTGGAGAC AAAATGTGCGCTGAGTGGCGTGTCTCGATTGTGCAGACATCGCATTAAACTGGGCGACAAAGGAAGCTATTACTACATTTCCCCTTCCAGCCGAGCACGG ATCACGGCCGTGTGCAACTTCTTCACGTATATTCGCTACATTCAGCAGGGCCTGGTCAGACATGATG CGGAGCAAATGTTTTGGGAGGTGACGCGTCTCCGAAGGGAAATGTCCATGGCCAAGTTGGGTTTTTACCTCACTGAGCATGGTTAA